The proteins below come from a single Chiloscyllium punctatum isolate Juve2018m chromosome 22, sChiPun1.3, whole genome shotgun sequence genomic window:
- the sdhaf2 gene encoding succinate dehydrogenase assembly factor 2, mitochondrial, whose protein sequence is MSLVPSVLNLSRQSVIRAILGACSVRAYRGDIPDDEMKDIFQILLPPWEERTNEPLDTKRARLLYESRKRGMLENCIILSFFAKKYLNKMTENQLSLYDKLINQPSNDWDIYYWITETKPTPPEFDNEVMTLLKEFTKNRNMEHRIGQPALDYLFEKKN, encoded by the exons GTTCTTAACCTGTCCAGACAGAGTGTTATCCGTGCCATACTTGGTGCTTGTTCTGTCCGAGCATATCGTGGAGATATTCCTGATGATGAAATGAAAGACATCTTTCAGATACTGCTGCCTCCATGGGAAGAACGAACCAACGAACCACTAGATACAAAGCGAGCACGCCTCCTCTATGAGAGCCGCAAGCGGGGAATGCTGGAGAACTGCATCATACTGAG TTTCTTTGCCAAAAAATATCTGAACAAAATGACAGAGAACCAGTTGAGCTTGTACGATAAACTGATAAATCAACCGAGCAATGACTGGGACATTTACTATTGGATAACTG AAACCAAGCCAACTCCTCCAGAATTTGATAATGAAGTAATGACTTTGCTGAAGGAGTTCACGAAAAATCGCAACATGGAACACAGGATAGGGCAGCCTGCTCTTGATTATCTCTTTGAGAAGAAAAATTAA